The following are encoded together in the Lactuca sativa cultivar Salinas chromosome 1, Lsat_Salinas_v11, whole genome shotgun sequence genome:
- the LOC111911588 gene encoding uncharacterized protein LOC111911588 isoform X1: MTGSIYPEDAMPWVGLYVFLASLVCTLAMAADAFQGFRQRKLWFPCRFFTINAASLTLIAIAMKLPVDLNTDMTMTLTVSASRRVLQQQYKELHSLASNHQEMKNFSNKRLICYVKKYWMMAETGNPQFAIACSPVSSAFGIICLCLACILVFIFVDGYIWEIGSYGYLLTEYRWSMKLIFIMQSVGTIVGSIAPFFRCLTSISHFDLSKKWTKKHLNVFRVENYWTQTLQIWKHNHVGSGIPGRHCKKVIRNIRNMVLNFCIALQIMIVVICKTICLVPRSFLILFSCCCYLYKSLLRRFKQEPNASNSNVIPDMEEYTGYVLHTEAETKLSSKILRKSFNSITQILHESEEKEPPNLLKLLKKSTGFYGVIEFDNEQIPPVHPEEIQNCWSLVTVTLTAIALSLPNTANGQFKGLISSMSEGIEFVRHIEESLNTNGELVKARKAARHVWTDVEVYRTWLQIDLQKKARKGDTSKEILLWLGDEAVNTVIQFKRSKDGSPDHSLRNFIAASSMYRISQTILLHCNEQENWPTDEELFEFISTIIADLLCACFSNLPRVITLRCHVDAIEKREDSIRTAVQLLGRSKKILKILKEHQLPNLDIDSMGYIDKWHALPKNQIPNCCFSSARSQLASSSSSESIEITIV, translated from the exons ATGACAGGGTCGATATATCCGGAGGATGCCATGCCTTGGGTGGGATTGTATGTTTTTCTAGCATCTCTTGTTTGCACTCTTGCAATGGCAGCCGATGCTTTCCAAGGCTTTCGACAAAGGAAACTGTGGTTTCCATGCAGATTTTTCACAATCAATGCTGCTTCCCTCACACTGATAGCAATTGCAATGAAGCTACCAGTCGACCTAAACACCGACATGACTATGA CCTTGACAGTTTCAGCATCTAGAAGAGTTTTACAACAACAGTACAAGGAGTTGCACAGTTTGGCTTCAAATCATCAAGAGATGAAGAACTTCTCCAACAAGCGACTCATTTGTTATGTTAAAAAGTATTGGATGATGGCAGAGACTGGTAACCCCCAATTTGCAATTGCTTGTTCACCTGTGTCTTCTGCTTTTGGGATTATATGCTTATGCCTTGCTTGCATTTTGGTTTTTATTTTCGTGGATGGTTATATATGGGAAATCGGGTCATACGGTTATCTTTTAACAGAATATAGGTGGTCAATGAAATTAATTTTTATCATGCAATCAGTTGGGACAATAGTAGGCAGTATTGCCCCTTTTTTTAGATGTTTGACTTCCATCAGTCATTTCGACTTATCCAAGAAATGGACCAAGAAGCATCTAAACGTGTTCAGAGTCGAGAATTATTGGACTCAAACACTCCAGATTTGGAAACACAACCATGTGGGTTCTGGTATCCCAGGTCGCCATTGCAAGAAGGTTATCCGTAATATCCGAAATATGGTTTTGAACTTTTGTATAGCACTTCAGATAATGATTGTAGTTATATGTAAAACAATATGTCTTGTTCCCAGATCTTTTCTGATCCTATTCTCTTGTTGTTGCTATTTATACAAATCGTTGTTGAGAAGGTTTAAACAAGAACCAAATGCATCTAATAGCAATGTGATACCAGATATGGAAGAATATACTGGTTATGTGCTACACACTGAAGCAGAAACTAAGCTTTCAAGCAAAATATTAAGAAAGTCCTTCAACTCTATTACTCAAATTCTTCATGAGTCTGAAGAGAAAGAGCCACCAAATCTTCTGAAGCTTCTCAAGAAATCTACAGGATTCTATGGAGTAATAGAGTTCGACAATGAACAAATCCCACCTGTACATCCAGAAGAAATCCAGAACTGCTGGAGCCTAGTAACCGTAACATTAACAGCCATTGCCCTTTCGCTTCCTAACACTGCAAATGGCCAATTCAAGGGGTTAATTTCCAGTATGAGTGAAGGCATCGAATTTGTAAGACATATCGAAGAAAGCCTCAATACAAATGGTGAGTTGGTAAAGGCAAGAAAAGCAGCTAGACATGTGTGGACGGATGTTGAAGTATACCGCACGTGGCTACAAATTGATCTTCAAAAGAAGGCTCGTAAAGGAGACACATCAAAAGAGATTCTTCTGTGGTTGGGTGATGAAGCAGTAAATACTGTGATACAGTTCAAGAGAAGCAAAGACGGAAGTCCAGATCATTCACTTCGTAACTTCATTGCTGCAAGTTCAATGTACCGAATTAGTCAAACCATACTACTTCACTGCAATGAGCAAGAAAATTGGCCAACAGATGAGGAACTTTTTGAATTTATATCAACCATAATCGCAGATCTGCTGTGCGCTTGCTTTAGCAACTTACCTCGTGTCATAACTCTAAGGTGCCATGTGGATGCAATTGAGAAAAGGGAAGATAGCATCCGAACTGCAGTGCAGCTTCTTGGTAGATCCAAAAAGATCCTGAAAATTCTCAAAGAACACCAACTTCCCAACTTAGATATCGACTCTATGGGGTACATTGATAAGTGGCATGCATTACCAAAAAATCAGATACCCAATTGTTGTTTTTCTTCTGCCAGGAGTCAATTAGCTTCTTCAAGTTCTAGTGAATCCATTGAGATAACTATTGTGTAA
- the LOC111911588 gene encoding uncharacterized protein LOC111911588 isoform X2, whose amino-acid sequence MTGSIYPEDAMPWVGLYVFLASLVCTLAMAADAFQGFRQRKLWFPCRFFTINAASLTLIAIAMKLPVDLNTDMTMSKAVSIMFLLAMLGHFLPSLGLMGGKDLVMNMIAFGILMITITINICLQFSTINDWAPSYHRIVLHGLIIRLQMFLLICSLPWPISVALTVSASRRVLQQQYKELHSLASNHQEMKNFSNKRLICYVKKYWMMAETDMEEYTGYVLHTEAETKLSSKILRKSFNSITQILHESEEKEPPNLLKLLKKSTGFYGVIEFDNEQIPPVHPEEIQNCWSLVTVTLTAIALSLPNTANGQFKGLISSMSEGIEFVRHIEESLNTNGELVKARKAARHVWTDVEVYRTWLQIDLQKKARKGDTSKEILLWLGDEAVNTVIQFKRSKDGSPDHSLRNFIAASSMYRISQTILLHCNEQENWPTDEELFEFISTIIADLLCACFSNLPRVITLRCHVDAIEKREDSIRTAVQLLGRSKKILKILKEHQLPNLDIDSMGYIDKWHALPKNQIPNCCFSSARSQLASSSSSESIEITIV is encoded by the exons ATGACAGGGTCGATATATCCGGAGGATGCCATGCCTTGGGTGGGATTGTATGTTTTTCTAGCATCTCTTGTTTGCACTCTTGCAATGGCAGCCGATGCTTTCCAAGGCTTTCGACAAAGGAAACTGTGGTTTCCATGCAGATTTTTCACAATCAATGCTGCTTCCCTCACACTGATAGCAATTGCAATGAAGCTACCAGTCGACCTAAACACCGACATGACTATGAGTAAGGCTGTTAGCATTATGTTTTTGCTCGCCATGTTAGGGCACTTTCTCCCTTCTTTAGGGCTTATGGGTGGCAAGGATCTTGTAATGAATATGATAGCGTTTGGCATCCTCATGATCACCATCACTATAAATATTTGTCTCCAGTTTAGTACTATAAATGATTGGGCGCCCTCATATCATAGGATTGTACTGCATGGTCTGATAATCAGGCTGCAAATGTTTTTGCTAATATGTTCTCTTCCATGGCCAATTTCGGTAGCCTTGACAGTTTCAGCATCTAGAAGAGTTTTACAACAACAGTACAAGGAGTTGCACAGTTTGGCTTCAAATCATCAAGAGATGAAGAACTTCTCCAACAAGCGACTCATTTGTTATGTTAAAAAGTATTGGATGATGGCAGAGACTG ATATGGAAGAATATACTGGTTATGTGCTACACACTGAAGCAGAAACTAAGCTTTCAAGCAAAATATTAAGAAAGTCCTTCAACTCTATTACTCAAATTCTTCATGAGTCTGAAGAGAAAGAGCCACCAAATCTTCTGAAGCTTCTCAAGAAATCTACAGGATTCTATGGAGTAATAGAGTTCGACAATGAACAAATCCCACCTGTACATCCAGAAGAAATCCAGAACTGCTGGAGCCTAGTAACCGTAACATTAACAGCCATTGCCCTTTCGCTTCCTAACACTGCAAATGGCCAATTCAAGGGGTTAATTTCCAGTATGAGTGAAGGCATCGAATTTGTAAGACATATCGAAGAAAGCCTCAATACAAATGGTGAGTTGGTAAAGGCAAGAAAAGCAGCTAGACATGTGTGGACGGATGTTGAAGTATACCGCACGTGGCTACAAATTGATCTTCAAAAGAAGGCTCGTAAAGGAGACACATCAAAAGAGATTCTTCTGTGGTTGGGTGATGAAGCAGTAAATACTGTGATACAGTTCAAGAGAAGCAAAGACGGAAGTCCAGATCATTCACTTCGTAACTTCATTGCTGCAAGTTCAATGTACCGAATTAGTCAAACCATACTACTTCACTGCAATGAGCAAGAAAATTGGCCAACAGATGAGGAACTTTTTGAATTTATATCAACCATAATCGCAGATCTGCTGTGCGCTTGCTTTAGCAACTTACCTCGTGTCATAACTCTAAGGTGCCATGTGGATGCAATTGAGAAAAGGGAAGATAGCATCCGAACTGCAGTGCAGCTTCTTGGTAGATCCAAAAAGATCCTGAAAATTCTCAAAGAACACCAACTTCCCAACTTAGATATCGACTCTATGGGGTACATTGATAAGTGGCATGCATTACCAAAAAATCAGATACCCAATTGTTGTTTTTCTTCTGCCAGGAGTCAATTAGCTTCTTCAAGTTCTAGTGAATCCATTGAGATAACTATTGTGTAA